From the Sebastes fasciatus isolate fSebFas1 chromosome 3, fSebFas1.pri, whole genome shotgun sequence genome, one window contains:
- the mgat3b gene encoding beta-1,4-mannosyl-glycoprotein 4-beta-N-acetylglucosaminyltransferase isoform X2: protein MKMRRHRVFLLCTVGLCVISFLHYYKALHYVSLLRELSAPYPNIKSFIMVTGFFWREKGVGATPLSPASPEEAPPLPVHHQSDTKARAAAGGAGGGGGGMGLGIGGVMIGGAGIIGSAGLEMRLREEPAPPHPWEKPEENQRGDALKDESAEDHLKPRNPSHPAHPAGPDHPEAPLVGKEQRAVLYKNHLPDPLEAMGDLHTRTHQLQHDKTPYFVRTKAGALCFRQGTEVVTQKEYSGKSGGSVANGGGDGARAAGQRKPLEVQQQQPSVAPKAKTRARGNGKRLVKCVCRPGWHGPYCGVPTMVYHSNLPTKERLTPRETPRRVINAINVNHEFDLLHVRFHELAQAVDIFLICESNFTAYGERRPLRFLQLLLNGTYDYIRHKILYVFLDHFPDGGRQDGWIADDYLRTYLTRNGLSRVVGVRSDDVFVINDADEIPAREGLLFLKLFDGWTEPFAIHMRKSLYGFFWKQFGSLEVISGCTVGMLQGVYDGDGIKLRRREYYTMPGFRKYENDTGHILVQWSVGSPFHFAGWHCSWCFTPEGIYFKLVSAQNGDFPRWGDYEDKRDLNYIRDLIRTGGWFDGSLQEYPPVDPKEHMYAPKYMLEHRDRYHYLLENPYNKASRLSDG from the exons ATGAAAATGCGGCGGCACAGGGTGTTCTTGCTGTGCACAGTGGGCCTGTGCGTCATCTCCTTCCTCCACTACTACAAGGCCCTCCACTACGTCTCCCTGCTGCGCGAGCTCTCCGCCCCGTACCCCAACATCAAGTCCTTCATCATGGTCACCGGCTTCTTCTGGAGGGAGAAAGGCGTTGGCGCCACCCCGCTCAGCCCCGCCTCCCCGGAGGAGGCCCCTCCCTTACCTGTCCACCATCAATCGGACACCAAAGCTAGAGCTGCGGCGGGTGGCGcgggaggaggcggaggagggatGGGTCTGGGGATCGGGGGGGTCATGATCGGAGGTGCCGGGATCATCGGCAGCGCGGGTCTGGAGATGAGGTTGAGGGAGGAGCCGGCGCCCCCTCACCCTTGGGagaaaccagaggagaaccagcgAGGAGACGCTCTCAAAGAC GAGAGCGCTGAAGACCACTTGAAGCCGCGAAACCCCAGCCACCCGGCCCATCCTGCCGGGCCTGACCACCCAGAGGCGCCGTTGGTGGGAAAAGAGCAGCGGGCCGTGTTGTACAAGAATCATTTGCCTGACCCCTTAGAAGCCATGGGAGACCTCCACACCCGCACTCACCAGCTTCAACATGACAAAACACCGTACTTTGTCCGAACCAAAGCTGGAGCCCTTTGCTTCAGGCAGGGGACCGAGGTGGTTACCCAAAAGGAGTACTCCGGGAAATCAGGGGGGTCTGTGGCTAACGGAGGCGGGGACGGTGCTCGAGCTGCTGGGCAAAGGAAACCTCTAgaggtccagcagcagcagccctccGTAGCTCCGAAAGCCAAGACCAGGGCCAGGGGCAACGGGAAGCGGCTGGTAAAGTGCGTGTGTCGGCCGGGATGGCACGGACCTTACTGTGGGGTTCCCACCATGGTGTACCACTCCAACCTGCCCACCAAGGAGCGGCTGACGCCCAGAGAGACCCCGCGGAGGGTTATCAACGCCATCAACGTTAACCACGAGTTTGACTTGCTGCATGTACGCTTTCACGAGCTCGCCCAAGCAGTTGATATTTTCCTTATTTGTGAATCCAACTTTACTGCCTACGGAGAGAGACGGCCTCTGAG GttcctgcagctcctcctcaACGGTACGTACGACTACATACGTCACAAGATCCTGTACGTGTTCCTCGACCACTTCCCAGACGGTGGTCGGCAGGACGGCTGGATCGCTGATGACTACTTACGCACCTACCTGACGCGCAACGGCTTGTCCAGGGTGGTGGGCGTAAGATCGGACGATGTCTTCGTCATCAACGACGCGGATGAAATCCCAGCGCGCGAGGGCCTCCTTTTCCTCAAGCTGTTCGATGGCTGGACGGAGCCTTTTGCCATCCACATGCGCAAG TCACTGTACGGGTTTTTCTGGAAGCAGTTTGGTTCTCTAGAGGTGATATCAGGATGCACGGTGGGGATGCTCCAAGGAGTCTACGACGGCGACGGCATCAAGCTCCGCCGTCGTGAATACTACACCATGCCGGGTTTCCGCAAGTACGAGAACGACACGGGCCACATCCTGGTGCAGTGGTCCGTGGGCAGCCCCTTCCACTTCGCCGGGTGGCACTGCTCCTGGTGCTTCACGCCCGAGGGGATCTACTTCAAGCTGGTGTCGGCTCAGAACGGAGACTTCCCGCGGTGGGGCGACTACGAGGACAAACGTGACCTCAACTACATCCGGGATCTGATCCGGACGGGGGGCTGGTTCGACGGCTCCCTGCAGGAATACCCCCCTGTGGACCCCAAAGAGCACATGTACGCCCCCAAGTACATGCTGGAGCACCGTGACAGGTACCACTACCTCCTGGAGAACCCTTACAACAAAGCGTCCAGACTGAGCGACGGCTAG
- the mgat3b gene encoding beta-1,4-mannosyl-glycoprotein 4-beta-N-acetylglucosaminyltransferase isoform X1: MPWLRGTWAPTRCLRLLCLMKMRRHRVFLLCTVGLCVISFLHYYKALHYVSLLRELSAPYPNIKSFIMVTGFFWREKGVGATPLSPASPEEAPPLPVHHQSDTKARAAAGGAGGGGGGMGLGIGGVMIGGAGIIGSAGLEMRLREEPAPPHPWEKPEENQRGDALKDESAEDHLKPRNPSHPAHPAGPDHPEAPLVGKEQRAVLYKNHLPDPLEAMGDLHTRTHQLQHDKTPYFVRTKAGALCFRQGTEVVTQKEYSGKSGGSVANGGGDGARAAGQRKPLEVQQQQPSVAPKAKTRARGNGKRLVKCVCRPGWHGPYCGVPTMVYHSNLPTKERLTPRETPRRVINAINVNHEFDLLHVRFHELAQAVDIFLICESNFTAYGERRPLRFLQLLLNGTYDYIRHKILYVFLDHFPDGGRQDGWIADDYLRTYLTRNGLSRVVGVRSDDVFVINDADEIPAREGLLFLKLFDGWTEPFAIHMRKSLYGFFWKQFGSLEVISGCTVGMLQGVYDGDGIKLRRREYYTMPGFRKYENDTGHILVQWSVGSPFHFAGWHCSWCFTPEGIYFKLVSAQNGDFPRWGDYEDKRDLNYIRDLIRTGGWFDGSLQEYPPVDPKEHMYAPKYMLEHRDRYHYLLENPYNKASRLSDG, translated from the exons ATGCCTTGGCTTAGAGGTACCTGGGCACCCACACGATGCCTGCGGTTGCTCTGTTT GATGAAAATGCGGCGGCACAGGGTGTTCTTGCTGTGCACAGTGGGCCTGTGCGTCATCTCCTTCCTCCACTACTACAAGGCCCTCCACTACGTCTCCCTGCTGCGCGAGCTCTCCGCCCCGTACCCCAACATCAAGTCCTTCATCATGGTCACCGGCTTCTTCTGGAGGGAGAAAGGCGTTGGCGCCACCCCGCTCAGCCCCGCCTCCCCGGAGGAGGCCCCTCCCTTACCTGTCCACCATCAATCGGACACCAAAGCTAGAGCTGCGGCGGGTGGCGcgggaggaggcggaggagggatGGGTCTGGGGATCGGGGGGGTCATGATCGGAGGTGCCGGGATCATCGGCAGCGCGGGTCTGGAGATGAGGTTGAGGGAGGAGCCGGCGCCCCCTCACCCTTGGGagaaaccagaggagaaccagcgAGGAGACGCTCTCAAAGAC GAGAGCGCTGAAGACCACTTGAAGCCGCGAAACCCCAGCCACCCGGCCCATCCTGCCGGGCCTGACCACCCAGAGGCGCCGTTGGTGGGAAAAGAGCAGCGGGCCGTGTTGTACAAGAATCATTTGCCTGACCCCTTAGAAGCCATGGGAGACCTCCACACCCGCACTCACCAGCTTCAACATGACAAAACACCGTACTTTGTCCGAACCAAAGCTGGAGCCCTTTGCTTCAGGCAGGGGACCGAGGTGGTTACCCAAAAGGAGTACTCCGGGAAATCAGGGGGGTCTGTGGCTAACGGAGGCGGGGACGGTGCTCGAGCTGCTGGGCAAAGGAAACCTCTAgaggtccagcagcagcagccctccGTAGCTCCGAAAGCCAAGACCAGGGCCAGGGGCAACGGGAAGCGGCTGGTAAAGTGCGTGTGTCGGCCGGGATGGCACGGACCTTACTGTGGGGTTCCCACCATGGTGTACCACTCCAACCTGCCCACCAAGGAGCGGCTGACGCCCAGAGAGACCCCGCGGAGGGTTATCAACGCCATCAACGTTAACCACGAGTTTGACTTGCTGCATGTACGCTTTCACGAGCTCGCCCAAGCAGTTGATATTTTCCTTATTTGTGAATCCAACTTTACTGCCTACGGAGAGAGACGGCCTCTGAG GttcctgcagctcctcctcaACGGTACGTACGACTACATACGTCACAAGATCCTGTACGTGTTCCTCGACCACTTCCCAGACGGTGGTCGGCAGGACGGCTGGATCGCTGATGACTACTTACGCACCTACCTGACGCGCAACGGCTTGTCCAGGGTGGTGGGCGTAAGATCGGACGATGTCTTCGTCATCAACGACGCGGATGAAATCCCAGCGCGCGAGGGCCTCCTTTTCCTCAAGCTGTTCGATGGCTGGACGGAGCCTTTTGCCATCCACATGCGCAAG TCACTGTACGGGTTTTTCTGGAAGCAGTTTGGTTCTCTAGAGGTGATATCAGGATGCACGGTGGGGATGCTCCAAGGAGTCTACGACGGCGACGGCATCAAGCTCCGCCGTCGTGAATACTACACCATGCCGGGTTTCCGCAAGTACGAGAACGACACGGGCCACATCCTGGTGCAGTGGTCCGTGGGCAGCCCCTTCCACTTCGCCGGGTGGCACTGCTCCTGGTGCTTCACGCCCGAGGGGATCTACTTCAAGCTGGTGTCGGCTCAGAACGGAGACTTCCCGCGGTGGGGCGACTACGAGGACAAACGTGACCTCAACTACATCCGGGATCTGATCCGGACGGGGGGCTGGTTCGACGGCTCCCTGCAGGAATACCCCCCTGTGGACCCCAAAGAGCACATGTACGCCCCCAAGTACATGCTGGAGCACCGTGACAGGTACCACTACCTCCTGGAGAACCCTTACAACAAAGCGTCCAGACTGAGCGACGGCTAG